A window of the Tripterygium wilfordii isolate XIE 37 chromosome 12, ASM1340144v1, whole genome shotgun sequence genome harbors these coding sequences:
- the LOC120010257 gene encoding REF/SRPP-like protein At3g05500 → MADGDLTQQQQQIQEPLLTREVEETLKHLEFVQVAALQTIIYLSHLYGLAKEKSGPLKLGVETVEGTVKSVVGPVYDKYHDVPIEVLKYVDRKVGESLTQWDRRVPPVIKQVSAQAFSAAQRAPTVACNVASEVQRTSVKDTATRLAKKVYSEYEPAAKEFYNKYEPKAEQSAVSAWRKLNQLPLFPQVAQVVLPTAAYFTEKYNQTVDSTAKEGYRVSSYLPLVPIEKIAKVFHEKEVEPQPLKAN, encoded by the exons ATGGCCGATGGAGATTTgactcagcagcagcagcagataCAAGAACCATTGTTG ACACGGGAGGTGGAAGAGACGTTGAAGCATCTGGAGTTCGTGCAAGTGGCTGCACTGCAAACGATTATTTACTTGTCTCATCTTTACGGTTTGGCCAAGGAGAAGTCAGGTCCTTTGAAGCTTGGCGTTGAGACCGTCGAGGGCACAGTCAAAAGTGTCGTCGGACCCGTGTATGACAAATACCATGATGTTCCTATTGAGGTCCTCAAGTATGTTGATCGTAAG GTGGGTGAATCACTAACTCAATGGGACCGTCGTGTGCCCCCAGTCATCAAGCAAGTCTCAGCTCAAGCCTTCTCGGCAGCTCAAAGGGCTCCAACCGTAGCTTGCAATGTAGCTTCTGAGGTCCAGCGTACCAGTGTGAAAGATACTGCCACCAGACTAGCAAAAAAAGTGTACTCAGAATATGAGCCCGCTGCGAAGGAGTTCTACAATAAGTACGAGCCTAAGGCTGAGCAGAGTGCCGTATCTGCCTGGCGCAAGCTAAATCAGCTCCCGCTGTTCCCTCAGGTGGCTCAGGTTGTTCTACCAACTGCAGCATATTTTACTGAGAAATATAACCAAACTGTGGATAGCACTGCCAAGGAAGGATACAGAGTTTCTTCATATCTTCCTTTGGTGCCTATTGAGAAGATTGCCAAGGTGTTCCATGAGAAAGAGGTTGAACCACAGCCTTTGAAAGCCAACTGA
- the LOC120010253 gene encoding rapid alkalinization factor-like — MAKFFTSATLLSICAIMILMTTPSFVDATADHNIGWIPTTTTKPICKGSIAECLAGEEEFELDSEINRRILATSNYISYGALQRNTIPCSRRGASYYNCQSGAQANPYNRGCSAITRCRG; from the coding sequence ATGGCCAAATTCTTCACTTCTGCTACACTTCTCTCGATCTGTGCGATCATGATCCTGATGACCACACCATCCTTCGTTGATGCGACGGCGGACCATAATATTGGATGGATACCCACCACCACAACAAAGCCAATCTGCAAGGGCTCCATTGCAGAGTGCTTGGCAGGGGAAGAGGAGTTCGAGCTGGACTCAGAGATCAACAGGCGCATTCTAGCAACAAGCAACTACATCAGCTATGGTGCGCTACAGAGGAACACTATCCCCTGCTCCCGCCGTGGTGCCTCCTACTATAATTGCCAGTCCGGAGCTCAGGCCAACCCTTATAATCGCGGCTGCAGTGCCATTACAAGGTGCAGAGGctga
- the LOC120010042 gene encoding REF/SRPP-like protein At3g05500, producing the protein MADGDLTQQQLQQPLVTREEEERLKHLEFVQVAALQTIIYLSNLYVLAKEKSGPLKLGVETVEVTVKSVVGPVYDKYHNVPIEVLKYVDRKVGESVTEWDRRVPPVIKQVSAQAFSAAQRAPTVARDVASEVQRTSVKDTATGLAKTVYSKYEPTAKEFYNKYEPKAEQCAVSGWRKLNQLPFFPQVAQVVLPTAAYCTEKYNQTVVSTAEKGYRVSSYLPLVPTEKIAKVFSEKDVEPQSLVSN; encoded by the exons ATGGCCGATGGGGATTTGACTCAGCAGCAGCTACAACAACCGTTGGTG ACTAGGGAGGAGGAAGAGAGGTTGAAGCACCTGGAGTTCGTGCAGGTGGCTGCACTGCAAACGATCATTTACTTGTCCAACCTTTACGTTTTGGCCAAGGAGAAGTCTGGCCCTTTGAAGCTTGGCGTTGAGACCGTCGAGGTCACAGTCAAAAGTGTTGTCGGACCCGTCTATGACAAATACCATAATGTTCCTATTGAGGTCCTCAAGTATGTTGATCGTAAG GTGGGTGAATCCGTAACTGAATGGGATCGTCGTGTGCCCCCAGTCATCAAGCAAGTCTCAGCTCAAGCATTCTCGGCAGCTCAAAGGGCTCCAACTGTAGCTCGTGATGTAGCTTCTGAGGTCCAGCGTACCAGTGTGAAAGACACCGCCACTGGACTAGCAAAAACAGTGTACTCAAAATATGAGCCCACTGCCAAGGAGTTCTACAATAAGTATGAGCCTAAGGCTGAACAATGTGCCGTATCTGGCTGGCGCAAGCTAAATCAGCTCCCGTTCTTCCCTCAGGTGGCTCAGGTTGTGTTGCCAACTGCAGCATATTGTACTGAGAAATATAACCAGACTGTGGTTAGCACCGCCGAGAAAGGATACAGAGTTTCTTCATATCTGCCTTTGGTGCCTACAGAGAAGATTGCCAAGGTGTTCAGTGAGAAAGATGTTGAACCACAGTCTTTGGTCTCCAACTGA